From Solanum stenotomum isolate F172 chromosome 2, ASM1918654v1, whole genome shotgun sequence:
ATACGAGACAAACTGTATACCAGATcttttcaattcaaaattcaaactaatgcATATCTATAACTAACTACCAATACGCTATTACGCTCCCTCAAGTTGGAGCGTGGAGGTCCCGAATGCCTAACTTggcaattaatatttgaaactgGTGCACACCTAAAGCTTTAGTAAAAACATCAGCAAGTTGATGTTGTGTTGAAATGTGATGACCAACCAACAAACCCCGTTGAATACGGTCCCGAACAAAATGGCAGTCCACCTCAATGTGCTTAGTTCGTTCATGATAAACTGGATTGTTGGCAATATGACGTGCGGCTTGACTATTACAATATAAAGAAACTGGATCCAAACAAGGGACATATAAGTCTGAAAGTAATTGGTGTATCCAAATGATCTCACAAGAAGTTGTTGCCATTGAACGATATTCTCCTTCAACAGAAGAACGTGACATTGTTATCTGTTTCTTGCTCTTCCATGAAATAGGTGAATGACCAAGAAATATGATATACCCACTGGTTGAACGACGGGTGAGTGGACAACTTGCCCAATCTGAATCACAAAATCCTTTTATAGATAAAGGACTTGATATGGAAAGGAAAATACCTTGGCCTGGTGCAAGCTTTAAATAACGCAACATTCAGAGGGCAGCTAACCAATGATTCTATTGAGGCTGGTACatgaattgagacaacaaatGAACTGAATAACAAATATCAGGTTTAGTAACGGATAGATAAATCAGCCTCCCAACCAATCTGCGAAAGGGCCCATGATCCTGCAGAGGAGAACTTTCATCCAAAGCTAAACGATGATGCTGCTCCATGGGAAATTTCACTGGTTTAGATCCCAGCATGCccgtttcttttaaaatatccAGCATGCATTTTCGCTGTGAAAGAACTATTCCTTCTAAACTGCGAGCAATTTCTAGACCAAGAAAATACTTTAGAGGACCCAAATCCTTTATAGGAAACCAGGATGCTAAGTAGCCCTTTAAAGCTTTCAAATTGAATGAATCATTGGTGGCAACGATcacatcatctacatatacaaGAATAGCTGCAAAAGAATTTCCTCgttgatataaaaataaagaagtgtCAGCCTTGGATTGTGTAAAGCCAAACCTTAAAATAGCAGTAGAAAACTTAGCAAACCACTGCCTTGAGGCCTACTTTAATCCATAAAGTGACCGTCGAAGGCGACAAACTCTATTATCTTTGGCCGACAAATATCCAGGTGGTGGTTGCATGTAAACTTCTTCATGTAAAACTCCATGAATAAAAGCATTATGCACATCCAGTTGATGGAGATCCCAATTTCGCACATCTGCAACAACTAAAAATGTACGAACTGTAGTGAGTTTGGCAACTGGAGCAAACGTTTCATTATAATCTAAACCTTCTACTTGGTTGTAGCCTTTAGCGACAAGGCGCGCCTTATATCACTCAATTGATCCATCACAAGTTAAACTTAATTTTGTAGACCCATTTACAACCAATAGCTCTTTTATCTACTGGGAGATGTTCTAAGGTCCATGTGTGGTTTTGTTCAAGTGCTTCTAGCTCTTTTCTCATGGCCTGCTTCCTGTGTTCCACCTGTACTGCTTGTTTGTAAGATGTTGGCTCATTATGGTGGGTAATGGACGAAAGAAAACATGTATGAGTCATGGAAAAATTGGAGTAGGAAACATAGTGACATAAAGGATAAGCTGGACCAATACCTGAGCAAGCTGTGTTGGATGATCCTGAAGAAGAACTTTTATTATTGTTCGGGAGATTGACTAGAAAATCTTTAAGATGAGCTGGTTGGGTTTTGGTGCATTGAGGTCGAGTTGGAACAGTAGGTGTTCTTGAAGGTTCAATAATCTGATCTTGTGATTGTTGAAGATTTATGGTGTCACTTGGAGCCATATTTGGATGTATTGTGCCTGgattgagttttttttgtgGTGGACCTTGGCTTAAAAAGATTTGATCAGGATCATCAATCGACAATGGTAAAGGTAATCGTGATTGCTTTTTAAGAGAAGAAAGAGTATTTTCTTTATAAGGAAAAactctttcatgaaaaatcacatcACGAGAAACAAATACTTGATGTGTTTTTAGATCAAAGACCTTATAACCTTTATGACTATATGGATAACCCAGAAAAATACAAGGTTTGGCTCTATCATGAAATTTATCACGAGATCGTGGAATAACTGAAGCATAACAGAGACATCCAAAAATACGTAAATGTGCATAAGAAGGTTTTGAGGAAAACAACAACTCATATGGACTTTTTCCAGATAAAAGAGGTGTTGGtgtgtaattaattaaataagttgttgttAGTATGCACTCTCCCCAAAATTTTATTGGTAAACCAGCATGAAACCTTAAGGATCTAGAGACATCAAGTAAATGTCGATGTTTACGTTCtactacaccattttgttggaGTGTGGAGATACAAGAAAACTGATTTAGAATTCCTTCTTCCCGACAACATTGTTGAAGTGAACTATTAGTAAACTCTGTGCCGTTGTCACTGTGAATGATTTTAACAAGACGATTAAATTGTCTTTGTACCATTGCAAGAAAGGAAATCAATAAATGAGAAACTTCAGTTTTAGACTTAAGCAAATACACCCAAGTAGTTCTGGTAAAATCATCCTCGATGGTCAAGAAATAATGAGACTTTGACAAAGAAGGTGAATGATAGGGACCCCATAAATCACAATGAATCAAATCGAAAGCTTCATTAGATTTAATAGAACTAACAGGAAATGGCTTCCGAATTTGCTTAGCTCGGTGGCAAGCATCACAATAATCATCTaacttattaaaatttaaaaactaaagTTCTGAAATGAAAGACAAACGACTAAAAGATACATGACCAAGACGTTGATGCCACAAAATAGTTTGGTCTTTATTTGACAAAAGAGCTGAAACTAGTGCTTGACTTTGGAAATAATAAAGGCTATTCTTCAGTTTACCTATGCCAATCAGTTTCCTCGTGGCTAAGTCCTGCAGAACACAAAAGGAAGGGAAAAAAATGAGCAACACAATTTAATGATTGTGTTAACTTACTGATAGAAATAAGATTGCAGCCAAACATTGGTACATGTAAAACATGATTTAAGGTTATTGAAGAATCAAGAGTCATGTCTCCACAAGTATTAACAGTAACAGATGAACCATCATGAATAGTTATATTAGAATCAAAGAGATGCTTTCTTTCATTTGACAGAGAATTCTTCTGACAAGTCATATGATCAGACGCTCCCGAATCTAATATCCATTCATAATTAGCGGTAGGAAAAGTAACAGCCTTACCAGCAAAATTAGCCATTGAATCGATACCCTTGGAGTTTTCAAGGCTTAAAAGAGACATAAACTGGTTATATTGTTCTTTGATAAACCACTTATTAGGGAGTAATCCACACGTTCAACTTCTAATGTTCGACTGGAATTAGTTGACTTACCCTTTCCTTTTCTATTGTTTTTTCACCAATCTGGATAGTCATGTAATTCAAAACATTTGTCCTTGGTGTGTCTCCACCGTTTACAGTGATCACAAAATAGTTTAGAGACATCACGGTTACCTGACAATTGACGAGAATTGAAAGTATTGGTGTTTCTCTTTGAAGCTAATGTCGCCCCCTccaataaattattttctttgctTGTATTGAGTTGTTGTTGTCGTTCTTCCTGTGAAACTAGTCCATACACACGGGCTAGAGATGGTAATGGTTCAGTATTTAAAATCTGAGATCGaacaatattaaatttttcattCAATCCCATAAGAAACTGATGAaccttctttttttccctttctgcTTCATATTCCTTAATGGCACCACAACTGCAGTTTGGAAACTAACAATACGATCCATACTCATCCCATAATCCCTTCAATTTGGTGTAGTAAACAATGACCTGCTATTGTGTATTCACGATCTTCATTTTCAACTGGTGAACTCGAGAAGCATTCCCTTGTGAAAATATCTCCTCTAAATCTTTCCAAAGTTCACCTGCTGTATCAAAAAAAGCTATACTACTGTGAAGTGAGGGATGAAAAGAGTTAAAAATCCAAGATATTACCATGGAATTTCCCTTAATCCAGGCAGCTTCGTTTGTAGAGCTTGTTGTTGGTCGCGAAAGACTAGCATCAACAAAGCCTAACTTTGACTTAGCCAACAAGGCATTTCTCATGGCCCTCTGCCATATTGAATAGTTATCTTGTGTGAGTAAACATGTGACCAAAGACACTCCAGGGTTATCAGTTGGTTGCAGCGTGTATGGAGAATTGGCTACTTCATTATCGTTCCccgttattattattttgttattgtttactgatgctctaataccatgatAAATTGGTAAAACAGAGTATcgatcaaattcataatgaaaGAGCAAGACGCTCTTTTTATAGATACAAAGTACAGGAACAACCGATGTGGTTAACTCTTACAAAGACACAAATTTTATACCTAGAAGAGTCCTATACGAGACAAACTGTATACCAGATcttttcaattcaaaattcaaactaatgcATATCTATAACTAACTACCAATACGCTATTAAAGACTTAGATAGGTATGTTTAAATATAGCTAAGTTCAGTAGATATAATGACTATGTTTGCTTCGATAGgtattttttttcgtttttcatATTTTACTCGTAGCATTTCAAAAGTCCTTCAAGGATTATATACTAATTAGGATGAGTATCATGATAAAATTTGGTGAAAGTTTAGCGCTGATATTTTTTATTAGGGAAAGATACAATCTACATTTAACATTATGTAGTTGATCAAAATAATAACcaacaaatatttaatatatatatatttgatacaaaataatttatagtttttgaTACATTAGGCTAGTAATTATTTTGACCGATCGTCCAAGTATAACTTGGTCTTTTGTTTTTGGATTCTCATTTGTTGTTTGATATTCAAATTGATTCTcattaattcaaattcatgcCAGATAGAGCTTCCTATCCAAAACAATTTCATGCTCAAGACTTGAAACTGGAATGTTTGATTAAGGGAGGAACTCAATCCACTAGACCACATGATGACCTCTTATTAGGAAAAATTATGTAGTACAATAAACATATGGTATGTATTTACTATACATCACTATAGTTTGgattttataaatatatctaTGCTAAtgccctctctcccctctcttGCCTCTCACCTCTCTCTTTTTgtcctctctcccctctcttgcctctctcgctcgcttctctcctccctctcttcTCTCTCGCCTCTTCCTCTCTATCTCCCTgcaatacaaatataaatggCAACACTCAATGATATTACAAATACAAATGGTAACTCTTAAATACAATACACAAGGCAACTTgtgaatacaaatacaatttgtTACCAATTACAACAACGATACAAATTGTATTTGTTAATATCCCTGATACAATTGATTTTCATCAACAAATTGAATACAATAGTTTTTAATACAATTGTATTCGTTGATACAAATCagttgtatcaattgtattcatgATACAATTATCGGTCAGATATACAATTATCGATCAAATGTACAAATCAATTGTATCTCTCTCCCATACTTCGCTCTATCATCCCTCACCCAATCTCACTCTTCTCTCTCCACCTTTTTAGTAGCTTGTTTTgttatacaaatcaattgtattcatGATACAATTAGATCAATTGTATTCATGATACAATTAGGTCAATTGTATTCATGGTACAATTAGATCAATAGTATCTCCCTCCCCGTTCATGCTTGATTCTCTCCCCTTTCTCCCAATCTTGCTCACGTCTCTCCTTCTTATAAGATGTATCTACGAATcataattaagaaaacaatagaTAGCTACGAAGCCTGATTGTGTTTCTAGTCTTAGCTGTTTTTGAAATTTCCTTCTTTTATTATTGGTTAATTGTTAATTAGAATTAGTTAATAGGCTACATTGCTAAAGGGCTGTAATAGAACGGCTACTGAAGTAAAAGATCATATTTGTGAAAAATTAACCTAATCGAAGCCCAACTTGAACAAAGCCCTTCAGGTATGAAACGGCGTCGCATCTGACTGTGACAGACTGACAGCAGCCTCCGGCAGCCATTCTTTGAGATCTCCGCGTTCACATGTATGAGCTTCTTCTGTGTATGCATTCGTTTGATTACACAGTTGTTGAAAGGTGAAGTTTGATCACAAGAGGTAAAGATCATCTTTTTGTCAACTCTCATTTAAAATCAAGATTCcatctttttctcctcttttaatCCATCTGTTTAAGGTTCTGCTTAATATCCTTAAATAGGAAATGTCTCTACTCCATGTAGCATCATGTGCCCTTTGCGCACATTCTTGATTTGGAATGATTATAGTTGATGTTGAGGTCCCGTGTATAATAGACCCTTGTGGTTCTGCCCTGAACCAGTGCATAGCGGGACCTTTACCCCTTTTTTTCTTAGTTACATGAGTGTGAACATGTATGATCTGCTTGATAGAATTTATGATAACACATTTCTGAtgtaaagttatttttttgaaaagtttatTGTTAGCTATCCATTAATTTGTTTGTACTAGTTGATCATAAACTTAttagaatattttttcctttttttaaaatggtcTATTAACTTATCCGACAATTAGTTATCAGTATGTATGATATGCAGTTCTTTCTTTGTTTGTGAAATTTTGCTAAACACTGTGGGGATGTCTATTCagtttccttttgttttcttttatggTGCTTAGTTGGGATAACTTTATGCTCAATATGGTTGCTGCTGCATATCACCAAGCAATATGCTTCACTGCCAACGAGGGTGCTAGGGACTTCCTGGTCACATCTTCATCTGGGAGTCTTAAAATGAAACCAGTGTTTAGAAAAGAGAGATGCAGTTTGAGGCAGTATGTAAACTGTGTGAAGTATTCATCAGAGTCACCTTTATGTGCTATTAAGCCAATTTTCTCCTCATTATCAAGTACCAATGATTCGCGGAGAACAGTACGTGAGTACACTCCTTCCCAGTAATTCTTGTTATCATCTATCAAAAAGTGAGTTCTCGTTATTCGCTTTGGTATCTGGATTCTAGTTTGTGATCTTGTCCTATTTAAGGCCTTATTCCCTGCAGCTGAATCATACTTGATCTTAATACGGCATGGAGAATCAATGTGGAATGAAAAGAACTTGTTCACTGGTTGTGTAGATGTGCCACTCACCACTAAAGGCGTTGATGAAGCAATTGAAGCCGGTAAGAGAATTAGACACTTACCCATTGATGTTGTCTACATCTCTACATTGATTCGTTCTCAGATGACGGCCATGCTTGCCCTAACAGAGCACCACTGCAAGAAGGTACTTCTGCATTTTGGTCTTCGAAAAAACTTGTCTTTTTGAAGCATGGTCCTGCTAACTAGTGCAAGTCTCTGAAATGACCTAGGGTAGCACTaaaaatattcttgaatttactttttagtttgaATAACTTCATGTACAGTTGGAACAATTACAGCTGTCCTTGTGCTGTCTGCTCTTATGCTATGTCAAGTCCCCTTATGATCTGTCATATGCATATCAAAACTTGTCCTTTTCTTGGTGAACCATTCTGGAGAAAGTTCCCCTTATCAATTGTTAAATTTGTTTGCTAATTATTTCCAATCATTTGGCCTGCTTTATGCTAATATTCCTGATTCATAAATCAGAATTCATGAGGACCGGTTTAAAAAAGTATAGACACAGCATGAATTAGCAATGTGAAATAAGATTATCCTGAGCTTCATAAACAAATAAGCCTTTCTGTTTCTTGTGTTGCAAGAAATGTTCTTCCTGCTTCCTGGATAATGTTATCCTATCTAGAAAAGTCTCTTTCTTGGTTATCACTTATCCGTTATCTATGACTTATTGTTACCTTTATCTGTTTTTTTGTCATGCTGTAAGACATGGATGACGGTCAAATAGGATTTAGCATCCAAAACAATTCAGGAAATAAAAAATGCATCTTTATTgcaaaaattacattaaatctTTCCATGAGATTCAAGAAATGAGGCTCCCTCCTGATTGTAGTGTAAACTGTCTCCATATTACTGGAAGGTGGTTGGTATACCAAAGATTGCATGCTCTTTTGTTCGTATGTCACCAATATAATGTGCAGATGATATCAAATTTATCTAAGAAAAGGCCACTGTATATAAGCACTTATCCTTCTTGAATTTTCAGGTGCCCATTATTGTACACGATGAGACTGAACAAGCCAAAGTATGGAGTCAAATTTATAGTGAAGGCACCGAGATGCAGTCTGTTCCTGTTGTTAAAGCATGGCAACTGAATGAAAGAATGTAATTTAACAGCTCTCATTTTGTTTCTATTCCAATATGATGTCATCCCAGATTCAGTAGgatgttattattttataggtACGGGGAACTTCAAGGGTTTAATAAGATGGAAACAGCTGAAAGATGCGGAAAAGAGCAAGTCTATAAATGGCGCCGAAGCTATGATGCTCGACCACCCAACGGTGAGAGCTTGGAAATGTGCTTGCGAAGAGCTGTTACCTATTTTAAAGAGCAAGTAAGCTGCTGTGACTTATAAAAAGCATATGGAGGAGACTAGTTTCTATTGACGCAGGGCTTGATATCTTGTTCTCTCATTACTGAGCATTTACTTGCAGATTGAACCCCAACTTTCCAGTGGAAAGAATGTAATGGTAGTAGCTCATGCAAATTCATTGAGGTCCATCCTAATGTATCTCGATAAATTGACTGCTGAGGAGGTAATGAGTATTGTCATTTTCCTGTTAGTATCACACATTTTCAGTGCATGTATGTTAGTTGGTTATGCATAGGTCTTTGGTAACAGGTCATCCACTTAGAACTCTCAACTGGAGTGCCAATGCTTTacatatatagagaaaatcaatTCATCAGGAGAGGAAGTCCCTTGGGATCTACGGAGGATGGAGTTTATGCTTATACAGAGGTAAAGTCTTTTTTCCCGCTTAGTTAATGTATGTCATTCTATAGGAAATATTTGGTAGATAGCTCTTGTTTATTTCTGTATCCTGAAGTACTTCAGATGTCAGACTAAAAATAGCAAGTAAGTTGATAGAAAGTTAAGCTTAAGCTGATGTTATGTTATTGAGATGCCACTTTGATGATGCCAAGGGTACAATAGCTTTATGAAGAGttcaaaaaagaagaacaagatgATCTCAATTGACCATAAcactaaattaaatataattacaaTAGTCCCTTGTGGTCCGGCCCTTCCCCGGACCCTTTACATAGCGGGAGCTTTAGTGCACCGGGCTGCCCTTctaatatgaaaattataataggAGGCTGTCAAGCAAAGAACGTAGTTCAACAATCAATGTTATTGATAGTTATCAAAGACAGAGAGTAGAAAATGCCAACGTTTGGTGAGTCTCTAAGCTCAAAGTGCAACTAAAGCGTGGATTTGAGTGAATAAAGACtcaatgaagaagaaagggtAATTCAAGAAAAGGTAactaaaaacacaaaaaacaaTTGGTTGAAGAAcagatataaaataatacaattaacTGAAATATATGAAGTAAAAATCTTGTCAATCAAAATGTTACTTTAATTTCTGATCAAGATATAAAAAtgtaactttaattttttattttgggttggTGACTAATTTTCGTATGCTAAATTCCTAATTTTAATTCTTAATCACTAACATATTCATTCATAACGTTCATTTAACAATTAATATGTCACTTTCCCTGCTATATTCATTGTTTAGTCTCCGCCCTACTAAAGGGATCCTGAGAGGCATTGAAGTTCTGCCTAAGCGACTGCACTTTATCTACACCAGGGAGTTACAAAATGTGACTTCTGAGCATCAAATGGAACAGTTAGTTAAGTGTAATGTCCTTTAGTATACTTGTTCTACACTCAtcaaaagaattatattaaCTCATTCATTTTGCAACATTATAGCAAACGATGAAGGCttttaagaaaatgacaaatataaaagGCATTGTTCAAAACATTGCTGCAGGTGATGTGATATGTAGCGATATGTTACCTTAACATTTATGTCTCTAGTTGCCACCTTTCATATCAAAAATCTCTTCGTAAAAGATAGAAAGCCATCTCTCCCTCTGTACAagttatcaaaagaaaaagcaGAAAATTAGGAATTAGAATCCCGGTGTTGTTTAGATACTGTTCAAAGTGAAAATAATTAGGGATGGCAGGCGGGGCAGGACACGTTCAGATATACACAGTTGTGGTGCGGATCGAAAATTCTTTTTAAGAAATAGTGCGGTGTGGGTGTGGTACATCATCTCTGATTGTCGTTGTTGGACTTTCAACAATCATACCTTCAAAACAATACGAATCTTTTTCACTTTTCTGCTAGATGCACATCTGATATGCTGCATGAAACCTTGTAGAGCTATTGAAATTTATGTAGTCTATTATCACTTTCTGCAGAATTTGGCCTTATACAAGCAAAATCTGTTAGATGAAGTGTTAGATGAAGTGTCATTATAACTTTTTCTCCGGAAAAGAAAAAGCTATCATGCAAGCTTAAATATGTTCATGTTGTTAAGTTCATTGAGGTATCTTGAGTCGTCAATAATCCTGAGAAACACAAGAGCCATGACGGAAGAAAGTTTTTGTAGCTACGTGCTGTGACAGTCAATTTCTAGTGTTGCTCAACGCAAATTGAGCCCCTCGTTATGGTCAAGTGAATACGCCAGTGGAGACCTGGCAACACAATATGAGGACTTCTTGCAGAACAAGGGATATCAGATCAAAAGCTGATTTCTACTTGCCTGTTTTCTGCTATGGTCATTTGAGGAACTATGTGAATTCATTTTTATGTTCCTTTAGCCAGGGTTTCTCCCATTTACATTAGATATAATTGTTTTCTATGGAGGGTTTAGGTTACAGATTAGGTTGACAGCCCAAGAAAAATGTTCGTTGGCAACAACAGCTTTCAAAATTTCCATTTCTTTGGTCCTGGAAGATTATTTCTATATGTTTATTAATgatcttttttctgttttgtCATGTATGTTGGTTTGGCTGTCTTTTGATCAGCTTCTAATATCATTTGTCTTAAGGACAAGCTTAGCTTGTCTAATCTCAAATTTCATGGTAGATGGGTCCAAGAATGTGGCTATTTTTGGTTGTACAATCCAACTTCTCTGTCATAGCAGCGGTACAGGGAGGAGGATGTATGCAAAAAGTTACTACTGc
This genomic window contains:
- the LOC125855237 gene encoding 2,3-bisphosphoglycerate-dependent phosphoglycerate mutase 1-like isoform X1, producing MIRGEQYVSTLLPSNSCYHLSKTESYLILIRHGESMWNEKNLFTGCVDVPLTTKGVDEAIEAGKRIRHLPIDVVYISTLIRSQMTAMLALTEHHCKKVPIIVHDETEQAKVWSQIYSEGTEMQSVPVVKAWQLNERMYGELQGFNKMETAERCGKEQVYKWRRSYDARPPNGESLEMCLRRAVTYFKEQIEPQLSSGKNVMVVAHANSLRSILMYLDKLTAEEVIHLELSTGVPMLYIYRENQFIRRGSPLGSTEDGVYAYTENLALYKQNLLDEVLDEVSL
- the LOC125855237 gene encoding 2,3-bisphosphoglycerate-dependent phosphoglycerate mutase 1-like isoform X2 codes for the protein MIRGEQYALFPAAESYLILIRHGESMWNEKNLFTGCVDVPLTTKGVDEAIEAGKRIRHLPIDVVYISTLIRSQMTAMLALTEHHCKKVPIIVHDETEQAKVWSQIYSEGTEMQSVPVVKAWQLNERMYGELQGFNKMETAERCGKEQVYKWRRSYDARPPNGESLEMCLRRAVTYFKEQIEPQLSSGKNVMVVAHANSLRSILMYLDKLTAEEVIHLELSTGVPMLYIYRENQFIRRGSPLGSTEDGVYAYTENLALYKQNLLDEVLDEVSL